The Belonocnema kinseyi isolate 2016_QV_RU_SX_M_011 chromosome 10, B_treatae_v1, whole genome shotgun sequence genome has a window encoding:
- the LOC117181868 gene encoding phospholipase A2-like encodes MLDSCVSVSILLSAFVVPQLIICSETDEVISEPERLFNYLMSKNVTKENTFFKFIFPGTRWCGDGDIAKDEEELGFFKETDACCREHDLCSDVIYAGESKYGLTNKGFFSRVSCSCDDNFYKCLSSLCSPLAACIGITYFDILRPNCFTYDAPVTCAKEESKILFGKRCLQYKVDKTKPKTWHWRETEKFELSKTSEHLADCFKNVTLEKMKPTKKQMSKFIHEHGIESLDRICYNAPNSWYQQNLCNKNASKSIDQKN; translated from the exons atgttAGACTCTTGTGTCTCAGTTTCAATTCTCCTCAGTGCATTTGTAGTGCCACAGTTGATAATATGTTCAGAAACGGATGAAGTGATATCAGAACCTGAACGATTGTTCAATTATTTGAtgtctaaaaatgtaacaaaagaaaatacatttttcaaattcatcttccCAG GGACTCGATGGTGTGGGGATGGAGATATAGCGAAAGATGAAGAAGAACTTggatttttcaaagaaactgaTGCTTGTTGTAGAGAACACGATCTTTGCTCTGATGTGATATATGCAGGAGAATCAAAATATGGACTTACTAATAAAGGTTTTTTCTCaag agtTAGTTGTTCTTGCGATGACAACTTTTACAAATGTTTGTCATCTCTTTGTTCACCACTAGCTGCCTGCATCGGAATaacatattttgatattttgagaCCTAATTGTTTTACATACGATGCTCCTGTTACTTGTGCCAAAGAAGAGAG taAGATATTATTTGGCAAGAGATGCCTGCAATACAAAGTAGATAAGACGAAACCTAAAACTTGGCATTGGAGAGAAACGGAAAAATTCGAACTCTCCAAAACCTCTGAACACCTTGCGGACTGTTTTAAAAACGttactcttgaaaaaatgaaacctaCGAAGAAACAAATGTCGAAGTTCATTCACGAACATGGAATAGAATCATTGGACAGAATATGTTATAATGCTCCAAATTCTTGGTATCAACAAAATCTTTGCAACAAAAATGCTTCCAAGTCAATCgatcaaaaaaattga